Proteins from one Panicum virgatum strain AP13 chromosome 7K, P.virgatum_v5, whole genome shotgun sequence genomic window:
- the LOC120641809 gene encoding disease resistance protein RGA2-like isoform X5 — MPIYKLLISSLLFSVGTSATVLVKMGCCFTFGKKAEQAVQGDDDVHRVKVFSYNDLREATQDFSGGNKIGEGVFGSVFRGMLKDGTVVAVKVLSATSRQGSHRILVYNYLENNSLAQTLLGCAIAGTIYSNIRFNWRARVKIAVGVACGLAFLHEEIRPPIIHRDIKASNILLDKDLTPKISDFGLARLLPNATHASTRVAGTLGYLAPEYAIRGQVTKKSDIYSYGVLLLEIVSGRCNTNTRLPSEDQFLLERTWGLHEEGRLEEIIDIDIGDDLDVEEACRFLKIGLLCTQDAMARRPNMTSVVRMLTGEKRIPVDKITRPTMITDFAELKVSSKEQRSSETRSPTTKSFTTTEPSSSSEMSMQSWQCVSNPLLGCNKIEVQHSTLYSDLKSWIARGAQWQSVGSHHSCLQQAAQQLHGRDDIKERITEEILLNRNGGNNCSVICIISEGGQGKTSLLHALHNDEELLDTFDMRIWIQMSAKFDREILFRKIIEFPTHAPYTTTDLSFLEEMVKEALTDKKFLILLDDADIEDRLFWTNVLEVLNAGAKGSAVVVATTCGTIGALTGGAIHSYRLGPLSEENSLILLEQYAGKGHDIKRYPELVAIAKKLIARFGANPLNLKALGGLLCHTDTVILEQDKLEGNIISCLHLCHNVLPEHLKNCLAFCSLFPKGYIFDIHHTVLLWLSRGFVAPVVRRELEDVGIEYFTELMCRSFFQYSPSHDCKDNKFVMHDLIYDVVASVSRDTYFKSEDLLSSLYENILHLSLVSSQFQTVELMSKTEELKDLQTFLVVQPEWQPYKISPPTLNLVGLDDFFLKFTSLETLDLSHTDTEELPGSIVGLRNLQYLSVSNTSIRALPSELCCLSNLQTLEAKDCRFLTELPGDTKKLIKLRHLDVTKDLGYVQLPQGVAQLSELRTLPVFHASSHPSHCSVSELGNLQNLRGCLQLSGLENVKTGSKAQEAGLKDKHHLKDLTLQWHDGGINIDDEDEDEDTENMAEQVLESLQPHTNLQELTIRGFEGSLFPAWMQGSSSLPNLVSLTLDSCCNCTQFPAIAQLPSLKFLGVRKMYDVKRLTNNTHGTTKFPSLELLNLWEMYGLEELFEASEGDCPRLHKVCISRCPDLKRLPCTPSLTELVLHCGHQLPDIPELESLVSLKIEGFHGVKLFGLPASAALPSLKKLEIRSCKELSSVDGLTVLTSVQRLKVAGCPKLVMPRTDSMTT, encoded by the exons ATGCCCATATAT AAACTGCTTATAAGTTCCCTGCTTTTCTCTGTGGGCACATCTGCAACTGTATTGGTAAAGATGGGTTGCTGCTTTACGTTTGGAAAGAAAGCTGAACAGGCCGTTCAAGGCGATGATG ATGTACATCGTGTGAAAGTCTTCTCTTACAATGATTTGAGAGAGGCTACACAAGATTTCAGTGGTGGAAATAAGATTGGCGAGGGTGTCTTTGGTTCTGTCTTCAGG GGAATGCTTAAAGATGGGACAGTAGTTGCAGTGAAAGTTCTATCTGCTACATCAAGGCAAG GCTCTCACAGAATCCTTGTTTACAATTACCTTGAGAACAACAGCCTTGCACAGACATTGCTAG GGTGTGCCATTGCAGGAACCATATATAGTAACATTCGGTTCAACTGGCGGGCACGCGTCAAAATTGCTGTTGGTGTTGCCTGTGGACTTGCATTTCTCCATGAGGAAATCCGACCTCCCATTATCCACCGGGACATAAAGGCGAGCAACATTCTTCTTGACAAGGATCTCACCCCCAAAATTTCTGATTTTGGGTTGGCGAGGCTCCTACCCAATGCAACTCACGCGAGCACCCGAGTTGCCGGCACATT AGGATACTTGGCTCCTGAATATGCAATCCGTGGTCAAGTGACAAAGAAGTCCGACATCTATAGTTATGGAGTTCTTCTTTTAGAAATTGTCAGTGGAAGATGCAACACTAATACAAGATTACCTTCTGAAGATCAATTTCTTCTTGAAAGG ACATGGGGACTCCACGAGGAAGGACGTTTGGAAGAGATCATTGATATCGACATAGGGGACGACCTGGATGTCGAGGAGGCATGCCGCTTCTTGAAGATTGGCCTGCTATGCACGCAGGACGCAATGGCACGTCGTCCCAACATGACCAGTGTTGTCCGGATGCTCACAGGGGAGAAAAGGATCCCCGTAGACAAGATCACTAGGCCCACTATGATCACTGACTTTGCGGAACTCAAGGTCAGCAGCAAGGAGCAAAGATCAAGTGAGACGCGCTCTCCCACCACAAAATCGTTCACCACAACAGAACCATCCTCGTCGTCGGAAATGTCCATGCAGTCATGGCAATGCGTCAGCAATCCGTTACTTGGATGTAACAAG ATTGAGGTGCAGCATTCTACTCTTTATAGTGATCTGAAGTCATGGATTGCAAGGGGAGCACAATGGCAAAGTGTAGGATCCCATCATTCATGTTTGCAACAG GCTGCCCAACAACTTCATGGTAGAGATGATATCAAAGAACGTATAACAGAAGAGATATTATTGAACAGAAATGGTGGAAACAATTGTTCCGTCATTTGCATAATTTCCGAGGGCGGACAGGGCAAGACTTCACTGCTTCACGCCCTTCACAATGACGAAGAGTTGTTGGATACTTTTGACATGAGGATTTGGATACAAATGTCTGCCAAATTTGACAGAGAAATTTTGTTTAGGAAGATAATCGAGTTTCCCACGCATGCCCCTTATACAACTACCGACCTCAGTTTTCTGGAAGAAATGGTTAAGGAGGCACTCACTGATAAAAAGTTCTTGATTTTGTTGGATGATGCAGACATAGAGGACAGACTCTTTTGGACTAACGTGTTAGAAGTTCTAAATGCTGGTGCAAAAGGCAGCGCTGTTGTTGTAGCTACAACTTGTGGCACTATTGGTGCTCTTACAGGTGGAGCAATACATTCCTATCGCTTGGGTCCTTTATCCGAAGAAAATAGCTTGATTCTTCTTGAACAGTATGCTGGTAAGGGCCATGATATTAAGAGGTACCCGGAATTAGTGGCCATTGCTAAGAAGTTAATTGCCAGATTTGGGGCTAATCCCCTTAACTTGAAGGCACTTGGTGGTCTTCTATGCCATACAGATACGGTTATCCTGGAACAGGACAAGTTGGAAGGGAACATAATCTCATGTTTACATCTCTGTCATAATGTTTTACCAGAACATCTCAAGAATTGCCTTGCATTTTGTTCCTTGTTCCCCAAAGGTTACATATTTGACATACATCATACAGTCCTCCTATGGCTCTCTCGAGGTTTTGTCGCGCCTGTCGTTAGGCGTGAACTTGAAGATGTTGGAATTGAATATTTCACTGAGTTGATGTGCAGATCATTCTTTCAGTACTCACCATCTCATGATTGTAAAGATAACAAGTTCGTGATGCATGATCTTATTTACGATGTGGTGGCATCTGTCTCCCGTGACACATATTTCAAGTCTGAGGATCTCCTGAGCAGCCTATATGAAAATATTCTTCATTTGTCGCTCGTTTCCTCTCAATTTCAGACTGTCGAACTGATGTCCAAAACAGAAGAGTTGAAGGATTTGCAAACATTCCTGGTGGTGCAACCTGAGTGGCAACCGTACAAGATTTCTCCCCCCACCTTAAATCTTGTCGGTTTAGACGATTTCTTTCTGAAGTTCACATCCTTAGAGACGCTGGATCTGAGCCATACTGACACTGAAGAGCTCCCAGGGTCCATTGTTGGCCTAAGAAACCTGCAGTACTTATCTGTCAGCAACACAAGCATCAGGGCTCTGCCATCTGAGCTCTGCTGCCTCAGCAATCTTCAGACACTGGAAGCGAAAGACTGCCGCTTCCTCACCGAATTACCTGGGGACACAAAGAAGCTGATTAAGCTGCGCCATCTTGATGTGACCAAAGATCTGGGCTACGTTCAATTGCCACAAGGTGTAGCACAGCTTTCTGAGCTCCGGACACTGCCAGTCTTCCATGCAAGCAGTCACCCGTCACACTGCTCGGTCAGTGAGCTGGGAAACTTGCAGAATCTGAGGGGTTGCCTTCAGCTTTCAGGACTTGAAAATGTCAAAACTGGCAGCAAGGCTCAGGAGGCTGGCCTGAAGGATAAGCATCACCTAAAGGATTTGACACTGCAATGGCACGATGGTGGCATCAACATTGATGATGAAGACGAAGACGAAGACACAGAAAATATGGCTGAGCAGGTCCTTGAAAGCCTCCAGCCGCACACCAATCTGCAAGAGCTCACAATCAGAGGTTTTGAGGGCAGTTTGTTCCCTGCTTGGATGCAGGGATCTTCTTCCTTGCCCAACTTAGTGTCACTCACATTGGACAGCTGCTGCAACTGCACCCAATTCCCTGCCATCGCCCAGCTGCCATCTCTCAAGTTCCTGGGCGTACGGAAGATGTACGACGTGAAGAGGCTAACCAACAACACACATGGCACGACCAAGTTCCCATCTCTGGAGCTGCTAAATCTGTGGGAGATGTACGGTTTAGAAGAGCTGTTCGAAGCATCCGAAGGCGACTGCCCTCGCCTGCACAAAGTCTGCATCAGTAGGTGCCCGGACCTGAAGAGGCTGCCCTGCACCCCTTCTTTGACCGAGCTGGTTCTCCACTGCGGCCACCAGCTCCCCGACATCCCGGAGCTCGAGTCCCTGGTGTCGCTGAAAATCGAAGGCTTCCACGGCGTCAAGTTGTTTGGCTTGCCGGCGTCCGCAGCACTGCCATCGCTGAAGAAGCTGGAGATCAGGTCCTGCAAGGAGCTCTCGTCGGTGGACGGGCTGACGGTGCTGACCAGCGTTCAGAGGCTTAAGGTAGCAGGGTGCCCCAAGCTTGTTATGCCAAGAACTGATAGCATGACGACCTGA
- the LOC120641809 gene encoding disease resistance protein RGA2-like isoform X6, which yields MPIYKLLISSLLFSVGTSATVLVKMGCCFTFGKKAEQAVQGDDDVHRVKVFSYNDLREATQDFSGGNKIGEGVFGSVFRGMLKDGTVVAVKVLSATSRQGSHRILVYNYLENNSLAQTLLGTIYSNIRFNWRARVKIAVGVACGLAFLHEEIRPPIIHRDIKASNILLDKDLTPKISDFGLARLLPNATHASTRVAGTLGYLAPEYAIRGQVTKKSDIYSYGVLLLEIVSGRCNTNTRLPSEDQFLLERTWGLHEEGRLEEIIDIDIGDDLDVEEACRFLKIGLLCTQDAMARRPNMTSVVRMLTGEKRIPVDKITRPTMITDFAELKVSSKEQRSSETRSPTTKSFTTTEPSSSSEMSMQSWQCVSNPLLGCNKIEVQHSTLYSDLKSWIARGAQWQSVGSHHSCLQQAAQQLHGRDDIKERITEEILLNRNGGNNCSVICIISEGGQGKTSLLHALHNDEELLDTFDMRIWIQMSAKFDREILFRKIIEFPTHAPYTTTDLSFLEEMVKEALTDKKFLILLDDADIEDRLFWTNVLEVLNAGAKGSAVVVATTCGTIGALTGGAIHSYRLGPLSEENSLILLEQYAGKGHDIKRYPELVAIAKKLIARFGANPLNLKALGGLLCHTDTVILEQDKLEGNIISCLHLCHNVLPEHLKNCLAFCSLFPKGYIFDIHHTVLLWLSRGFVAPVVRRELEDVGIEYFTELMCRSFFQYSPSHDCKDNKFVMHDLIYDVVASVSRDTYFKSEDLLSSLYENILHLSLVSSQFQTVELMSKTEELKDLQTFLVVQPEWQPYKISPPTLNLVGLDDFFLKFTSLETLDLSHTDTEELPGSIVGLRNLQYLSVSNTSIRALPSELCCLSNLQTLEAKDCRFLTELPGDTKKLIKLRHLDVTKDLGYVQLPQGVAQLSELRTLPVFHASSHPSHCSVSELGNLQNLRGCLQLSGLENVKTGSKAQEAGLKDKHHLKDLTLQWHDGGINIDDEDEDEDTENMAEQVLESLQPHTNLQELTIRGFEGSLFPAWMQGSSSLPNLVSLTLDSCCNCTQFPAIAQLPSLKFLGVRKMYDVKRLTNNTHGTTKFPSLELLNLWEMYGLEELFEASEGDCPRLHKVCISRCPDLKRLPCTPSLTELVLHCGHQLPDIPELESLVSLKIEGFHGVKLFGLPASAALPSLKKLEIRSCKELSSVDGLTVLTSVQRLKVAGCPKLVMPRTDSMTT from the exons ATGCCCATATAT AAACTGCTTATAAGTTCCCTGCTTTTCTCTGTGGGCACATCTGCAACTGTATTGGTAAAGATGGGTTGCTGCTTTACGTTTGGAAAGAAAGCTGAACAGGCCGTTCAAGGCGATGATG ATGTACATCGTGTGAAAGTCTTCTCTTACAATGATTTGAGAGAGGCTACACAAGATTTCAGTGGTGGAAATAAGATTGGCGAGGGTGTCTTTGGTTCTGTCTTCAGG GGAATGCTTAAAGATGGGACAGTAGTTGCAGTGAAAGTTCTATCTGCTACATCAAGGCAAG GCTCTCACAGAATCCTTGTTTACAATTACCTTGAGAACAACAGCCTTGCACAGACATTGCTAG GAACCATATATAGTAACATTCGGTTCAACTGGCGGGCACGCGTCAAAATTGCTGTTGGTGTTGCCTGTGGACTTGCATTTCTCCATGAGGAAATCCGACCTCCCATTATCCACCGGGACATAAAGGCGAGCAACATTCTTCTTGACAAGGATCTCACCCCCAAAATTTCTGATTTTGGGTTGGCGAGGCTCCTACCCAATGCAACTCACGCGAGCACCCGAGTTGCCGGCACATT AGGATACTTGGCTCCTGAATATGCAATCCGTGGTCAAGTGACAAAGAAGTCCGACATCTATAGTTATGGAGTTCTTCTTTTAGAAATTGTCAGTGGAAGATGCAACACTAATACAAGATTACCTTCTGAAGATCAATTTCTTCTTGAAAGG ACATGGGGACTCCACGAGGAAGGACGTTTGGAAGAGATCATTGATATCGACATAGGGGACGACCTGGATGTCGAGGAGGCATGCCGCTTCTTGAAGATTGGCCTGCTATGCACGCAGGACGCAATGGCACGTCGTCCCAACATGACCAGTGTTGTCCGGATGCTCACAGGGGAGAAAAGGATCCCCGTAGACAAGATCACTAGGCCCACTATGATCACTGACTTTGCGGAACTCAAGGTCAGCAGCAAGGAGCAAAGATCAAGTGAGACGCGCTCTCCCACCACAAAATCGTTCACCACAACAGAACCATCCTCGTCGTCGGAAATGTCCATGCAGTCATGGCAATGCGTCAGCAATCCGTTACTTGGATGTAACAAG ATTGAGGTGCAGCATTCTACTCTTTATAGTGATCTGAAGTCATGGATTGCAAGGGGAGCACAATGGCAAAGTGTAGGATCCCATCATTCATGTTTGCAACAG GCTGCCCAACAACTTCATGGTAGAGATGATATCAAAGAACGTATAACAGAAGAGATATTATTGAACAGAAATGGTGGAAACAATTGTTCCGTCATTTGCATAATTTCCGAGGGCGGACAGGGCAAGACTTCACTGCTTCACGCCCTTCACAATGACGAAGAGTTGTTGGATACTTTTGACATGAGGATTTGGATACAAATGTCTGCCAAATTTGACAGAGAAATTTTGTTTAGGAAGATAATCGAGTTTCCCACGCATGCCCCTTATACAACTACCGACCTCAGTTTTCTGGAAGAAATGGTTAAGGAGGCACTCACTGATAAAAAGTTCTTGATTTTGTTGGATGATGCAGACATAGAGGACAGACTCTTTTGGACTAACGTGTTAGAAGTTCTAAATGCTGGTGCAAAAGGCAGCGCTGTTGTTGTAGCTACAACTTGTGGCACTATTGGTGCTCTTACAGGTGGAGCAATACATTCCTATCGCTTGGGTCCTTTATCCGAAGAAAATAGCTTGATTCTTCTTGAACAGTATGCTGGTAAGGGCCATGATATTAAGAGGTACCCGGAATTAGTGGCCATTGCTAAGAAGTTAATTGCCAGATTTGGGGCTAATCCCCTTAACTTGAAGGCACTTGGTGGTCTTCTATGCCATACAGATACGGTTATCCTGGAACAGGACAAGTTGGAAGGGAACATAATCTCATGTTTACATCTCTGTCATAATGTTTTACCAGAACATCTCAAGAATTGCCTTGCATTTTGTTCCTTGTTCCCCAAAGGTTACATATTTGACATACATCATACAGTCCTCCTATGGCTCTCTCGAGGTTTTGTCGCGCCTGTCGTTAGGCGTGAACTTGAAGATGTTGGAATTGAATATTTCACTGAGTTGATGTGCAGATCATTCTTTCAGTACTCACCATCTCATGATTGTAAAGATAACAAGTTCGTGATGCATGATCTTATTTACGATGTGGTGGCATCTGTCTCCCGTGACACATATTTCAAGTCTGAGGATCTCCTGAGCAGCCTATATGAAAATATTCTTCATTTGTCGCTCGTTTCCTCTCAATTTCAGACTGTCGAACTGATGTCCAAAACAGAAGAGTTGAAGGATTTGCAAACATTCCTGGTGGTGCAACCTGAGTGGCAACCGTACAAGATTTCTCCCCCCACCTTAAATCTTGTCGGTTTAGACGATTTCTTTCTGAAGTTCACATCCTTAGAGACGCTGGATCTGAGCCATACTGACACTGAAGAGCTCCCAGGGTCCATTGTTGGCCTAAGAAACCTGCAGTACTTATCTGTCAGCAACACAAGCATCAGGGCTCTGCCATCTGAGCTCTGCTGCCTCAGCAATCTTCAGACACTGGAAGCGAAAGACTGCCGCTTCCTCACCGAATTACCTGGGGACACAAAGAAGCTGATTAAGCTGCGCCATCTTGATGTGACCAAAGATCTGGGCTACGTTCAATTGCCACAAGGTGTAGCACAGCTTTCTGAGCTCCGGACACTGCCAGTCTTCCATGCAAGCAGTCACCCGTCACACTGCTCGGTCAGTGAGCTGGGAAACTTGCAGAATCTGAGGGGTTGCCTTCAGCTTTCAGGACTTGAAAATGTCAAAACTGGCAGCAAGGCTCAGGAGGCTGGCCTGAAGGATAAGCATCACCTAAAGGATTTGACACTGCAATGGCACGATGGTGGCATCAACATTGATGATGAAGACGAAGACGAAGACACAGAAAATATGGCTGAGCAGGTCCTTGAAAGCCTCCAGCCGCACACCAATCTGCAAGAGCTCACAATCAGAGGTTTTGAGGGCAGTTTGTTCCCTGCTTGGATGCAGGGATCTTCTTCCTTGCCCAACTTAGTGTCACTCACATTGGACAGCTGCTGCAACTGCACCCAATTCCCTGCCATCGCCCAGCTGCCATCTCTCAAGTTCCTGGGCGTACGGAAGATGTACGACGTGAAGAGGCTAACCAACAACACACATGGCACGACCAAGTTCCCATCTCTGGAGCTGCTAAATCTGTGGGAGATGTACGGTTTAGAAGAGCTGTTCGAAGCATCCGAAGGCGACTGCCCTCGCCTGCACAAAGTCTGCATCAGTAGGTGCCCGGACCTGAAGAGGCTGCCCTGCACCCCTTCTTTGACCGAGCTGGTTCTCCACTGCGGCCACCAGCTCCCCGACATCCCGGAGCTCGAGTCCCTGGTGTCGCTGAAAATCGAAGGCTTCCACGGCGTCAAGTTGTTTGGCTTGCCGGCGTCCGCAGCACTGCCATCGCTGAAGAAGCTGGAGATCAGGTCCTGCAAGGAGCTCTCGTCGGTGGACGGGCTGACGGTGCTGACCAGCGTTCAGAGGCTTAAGGTAGCAGGGTGCCCCAAGCTTGTTATGCCAAGAACTGATAGCATGACGACCTGA
- the LOC120641809 gene encoding disease resistance protein RGA2-like isoform X7: MGCCFTFGKKAEQAVQGDDDVHRVKVFSYNDLREATQDFSGGNKIGEGVFGSVFRGMLKDGTVVAVKVLSATSRQGSHRILVYNYLENNSLAQTLLGTIYSNIRFNWRARVKIAVGVACGLAFLHEEIRPPIIHRDIKASNILLDKDLTPKISDFGLARLLPNATHASTRVAGTLGYLAPEYAIRGQVTKKSDIYSYGVLLLEIVSGRCNTNTRLPSEDQFLLERTWGLHEEGRLEEIIDIDIGDDLDVEEACRFLKIGLLCTQDAMARRPNMTSVVRMLTGEKRIPVDKITRPTMITDFAELKVSSKEQRSSETRSPTTKSFTTTEPSSSSEMSMQSWQCVSNPLLGCNKIEVQHSTLYSDLKSWIARGAQWQSVGSHHSCLQQAAQQLHGRDDIKERITEEILLNRNGGNNCSVICIISEGGQGKTSLLHALHNDEELLDTFDMRIWIQMSAKFDREILFRKIIEFPTHAPYTTTDLSFLEEMVKEALTDKKFLILLDDADIEDRLFWTNVLEVLNAGAKGSAVVVATTCGTIGALTGGAIHSYRLGPLSEENSLILLEQYAGKGHDIKRYPELVAIAKKLIARFGANPLNLKALGGLLCHTDTVILEQDKLEGNIISCLHLCHNVLPEHLKNCLAFCSLFPKGYIFDIHHTVLLWLSRGFVAPVVRRELEDVGIEYFTELMCRSFFQYSPSHDCKDNKFVMHDLIYDVVASVSRDTYFKSEDLLSSLYENILHLSLVSSQFQTVELMSKTEELKDLQTFLVVQPEWQPYKISPPTLNLVGLDDFFLKFTSLETLDLSHTDTEELPGSIVGLRNLQYLSVSNTSIRALPSELCCLSNLQTLEAKDCRFLTELPGDTKKLIKLRHLDVTKDLGYVQLPQGVAQLSELRTLPVFHASSHPSHCSVSELGNLQNLRGCLQLSGLENVKTGSKAQEAGLKDKHHLKDLTLQWHDGGINIDDEDEDEDTENMAEQVLESLQPHTNLQELTIRGFEGSLFPAWMQGSSSLPNLVSLTLDSCCNCTQFPAIAQLPSLKFLGVRKMYDVKRLTNNTHGTTKFPSLELLNLWEMYGLEELFEASEGDCPRLHKVCISRCPDLKRLPCTPSLTELVLHCGHQLPDIPELESLVSLKIEGFHGVKLFGLPASAALPSLKKLEIRSCKELSSVDGLTVLTSVQRLKVAGCPKLVMPRTDSMTT, translated from the exons ATGGGTTGCTGCTTTACGTTTGGAAAGAAAGCTGAACAGGCCGTTCAAGGCGATGATG ATGTACATCGTGTGAAAGTCTTCTCTTACAATGATTTGAGAGAGGCTACACAAGATTTCAGTGGTGGAAATAAGATTGGCGAGGGTGTCTTTGGTTCTGTCTTCAGG GGAATGCTTAAAGATGGGACAGTAGTTGCAGTGAAAGTTCTATCTGCTACATCAAGGCAAG GCTCTCACAGAATCCTTGTTTACAATTACCTTGAGAACAACAGCCTTGCACAGACATTGCTAG GAACCATATATAGTAACATTCGGTTCAACTGGCGGGCACGCGTCAAAATTGCTGTTGGTGTTGCCTGTGGACTTGCATTTCTCCATGAGGAAATCCGACCTCCCATTATCCACCGGGACATAAAGGCGAGCAACATTCTTCTTGACAAGGATCTCACCCCCAAAATTTCTGATTTTGGGTTGGCGAGGCTCCTACCCAATGCAACTCACGCGAGCACCCGAGTTGCCGGCACATT AGGATACTTGGCTCCTGAATATGCAATCCGTGGTCAAGTGACAAAGAAGTCCGACATCTATAGTTATGGAGTTCTTCTTTTAGAAATTGTCAGTGGAAGATGCAACACTAATACAAGATTACCTTCTGAAGATCAATTTCTTCTTGAAAGG ACATGGGGACTCCACGAGGAAGGACGTTTGGAAGAGATCATTGATATCGACATAGGGGACGACCTGGATGTCGAGGAGGCATGCCGCTTCTTGAAGATTGGCCTGCTATGCACGCAGGACGCAATGGCACGTCGTCCCAACATGACCAGTGTTGTCCGGATGCTCACAGGGGAGAAAAGGATCCCCGTAGACAAGATCACTAGGCCCACTATGATCACTGACTTTGCGGAACTCAAGGTCAGCAGCAAGGAGCAAAGATCAAGTGAGACGCGCTCTCCCACCACAAAATCGTTCACCACAACAGAACCATCCTCGTCGTCGGAAATGTCCATGCAGTCATGGCAATGCGTCAGCAATCCGTTACTTGGATGTAACAAG ATTGAGGTGCAGCATTCTACTCTTTATAGTGATCTGAAGTCATGGATTGCAAGGGGAGCACAATGGCAAAGTGTAGGATCCCATCATTCATGTTTGCAACAG GCTGCCCAACAACTTCATGGTAGAGATGATATCAAAGAACGTATAACAGAAGAGATATTATTGAACAGAAATGGTGGAAACAATTGTTCCGTCATTTGCATAATTTCCGAGGGCGGACAGGGCAAGACTTCACTGCTTCACGCCCTTCACAATGACGAAGAGTTGTTGGATACTTTTGACATGAGGATTTGGATACAAATGTCTGCCAAATTTGACAGAGAAATTTTGTTTAGGAAGATAATCGAGTTTCCCACGCATGCCCCTTATACAACTACCGACCTCAGTTTTCTGGAAGAAATGGTTAAGGAGGCACTCACTGATAAAAAGTTCTTGATTTTGTTGGATGATGCAGACATAGAGGACAGACTCTTTTGGACTAACGTGTTAGAAGTTCTAAATGCTGGTGCAAAAGGCAGCGCTGTTGTTGTAGCTACAACTTGTGGCACTATTGGTGCTCTTACAGGTGGAGCAATACATTCCTATCGCTTGGGTCCTTTATCCGAAGAAAATAGCTTGATTCTTCTTGAACAGTATGCTGGTAAGGGCCATGATATTAAGAGGTACCCGGAATTAGTGGCCATTGCTAAGAAGTTAATTGCCAGATTTGGGGCTAATCCCCTTAACTTGAAGGCACTTGGTGGTCTTCTATGCCATACAGATACGGTTATCCTGGAACAGGACAAGTTGGAAGGGAACATAATCTCATGTTTACATCTCTGTCATAATGTTTTACCAGAACATCTCAAGAATTGCCTTGCATTTTGTTCCTTGTTCCCCAAAGGTTACATATTTGACATACATCATACAGTCCTCCTATGGCTCTCTCGAGGTTTTGTCGCGCCTGTCGTTAGGCGTGAACTTGAAGATGTTGGAATTGAATATTTCACTGAGTTGATGTGCAGATCATTCTTTCAGTACTCACCATCTCATGATTGTAAAGATAACAAGTTCGTGATGCATGATCTTATTTACGATGTGGTGGCATCTGTCTCCCGTGACACATATTTCAAGTCTGAGGATCTCCTGAGCAGCCTATATGAAAATATTCTTCATTTGTCGCTCGTTTCCTCTCAATTTCAGACTGTCGAACTGATGTCCAAAACAGAAGAGTTGAAGGATTTGCAAACATTCCTGGTGGTGCAACCTGAGTGGCAACCGTACAAGATTTCTCCCCCCACCTTAAATCTTGTCGGTTTAGACGATTTCTTTCTGAAGTTCACATCCTTAGAGACGCTGGATCTGAGCCATACTGACACTGAAGAGCTCCCAGGGTCCATTGTTGGCCTAAGAAACCTGCAGTACTTATCTGTCAGCAACACAAGCATCAGGGCTCTGCCATCTGAGCTCTGCTGCCTCAGCAATCTTCAGACACTGGAAGCGAAAGACTGCCGCTTCCTCACCGAATTACCTGGGGACACAAAGAAGCTGATTAAGCTGCGCCATCTTGATGTGACCAAAGATCTGGGCTACGTTCAATTGCCACAAGGTGTAGCACAGCTTTCTGAGCTCCGGACACTGCCAGTCTTCCATGCAAGCAGTCACCCGTCACACTGCTCGGTCAGTGAGCTGGGAAACTTGCAGAATCTGAGGGGTTGCCTTCAGCTTTCAGGACTTGAAAATGTCAAAACTGGCAGCAAGGCTCAGGAGGCTGGCCTGAAGGATAAGCATCACCTAAAGGATTTGACACTGCAATGGCACGATGGTGGCATCAACATTGATGATGAAGACGAAGACGAAGACACAGAAAATATGGCTGAGCAGGTCCTTGAAAGCCTCCAGCCGCACACCAATCTGCAAGAGCTCACAATCAGAGGTTTTGAGGGCAGTTTGTTCCCTGCTTGGATGCAGGGATCTTCTTCCTTGCCCAACTTAGTGTCACTCACATTGGACAGCTGCTGCAACTGCACCCAATTCCCTGCCATCGCCCAGCTGCCATCTCTCAAGTTCCTGGGCGTACGGAAGATGTACGACGTGAAGAGGCTAACCAACAACACACATGGCACGACCAAGTTCCCATCTCTGGAGCTGCTAAATCTGTGGGAGATGTACGGTTTAGAAGAGCTGTTCGAAGCATCCGAAGGCGACTGCCCTCGCCTGCACAAAGTCTGCATCAGTAGGTGCCCGGACCTGAAGAGGCTGCCCTGCACCCCTTCTTTGACCGAGCTGGTTCTCCACTGCGGCCACCAGCTCCCCGACATCCCGGAGCTCGAGTCCCTGGTGTCGCTGAAAATCGAAGGCTTCCACGGCGTCAAGTTGTTTGGCTTGCCGGCGTCCGCAGCACTGCCATCGCTGAAGAAGCTGGAGATCAGGTCCTGCAAGGAGCTCTCGTCGGTGGACGGGCTGACGGTGCTGACCAGCGTTCAGAGGCTTAAGGTAGCAGGGTGCCCCAAGCTTGTTATGCCAAGAACTGATAGCATGACGACCTGA